The Candidatus Krumholzibacteriia bacterium genome includes the window TGTGTCGCTGACCGATGGCGCCGAAGTCGTGGTGCGAGCGCCAGCCGGCGCTGCGACCTTCACCGCCCACGTCGATCGGTTGGTGATCGAGAACGCTGGAGCCGGCACCGTCTTCGACATCGGGATTCCCCGCGGTGCTCCGCGGATCGAGATCCGTGTGGAGGAACGGTGCCTTTTCCTCAAGGACGGCCATCGCATCGTGTCGGAGCCGCCGGTGGCGTCCATCGGCACCGCGCCGCTCGACACGCCGGACGAAGGCCCCTATCTCCTGCGGCTGGCTCCGCCAGACCGATAGCTCCCGTCGCACCCGCTGCCGACGAGTCGCCCGGCCTCCGCCGGTCCCCGTCGGTCGAGCGCTCCGTCCCGTCGCTGTCACAAGTCTCCGCTTCGTGGGTTCCTGGTCCGACGAGCGGCACGCCACCCGCGTGTCCGAACAGACGGAGGTGACCGTGACCCTGCGAATTTCCACACTCATGGCGGTTGTCGCTGCCGCGGTGGCGCTTGCCGCGGGCTGCGACCAGAGCCCGAGCGTTCCCGCCGGCTCCAATGCAACGGAGACCGAGGCGCGAAGCTCCCAGTGCCGCGACCCGGAGGGCAACCTGTTGCCGGTCGCACCGATGAACACCCGCGTCGATCTCGGCAGGCCAGCGTTCTCGGACCCCAAGAGCGTCTCGAACCCACTCTTCCCCATCGGCACGCTCTCCCGCGTCATCCTCCTCGGCGAGGTGGACGGCGCCGCCCTGCGAGTCGAGACCACCTTGCTGCCGGAGACGCAAATCATCGCCTGGAACGGCAAACGGATCGAAACGCTCCTTTCCCAGTATGTCGCCTTCCTCGACGGTCGCATCCACGAGGTCGCCCTCGATCGGTATGCCCAGGCCGACGACGGCTCGGTGTGGTACTTCGGTGAAGACGTGTTCAATTACGAGAACGGCGTCATCGCCGATATCGACGGTACTTGGCTCGCCGGCAAGGACGGCCCAGCGGCGATGATCATGCCCGCCGACCCGCGGGTCGGCGACGCGTGGCGACCCGAGAACATCTGCGGCCTCGTGTTCGAAGAGGTCACCGCCACCTCGACCGGTGTGACCGTGCAAGGCCCGCGGGGCCCTGTCGAAGGCGCCCTCGTCGTCCAGGAGCTGCACATGGACGGGTCCTTCGAGGACAAGATCTTCGCCCCCGGCTACGGCGAGTTTTCCACCGGCGCCCCGGGCAGCGACCTCGAGGCCGTCGCTCTCGCCGTGCCGACGGACGCCGTGCCGGGATCTCTACCCCCGGAACTCGAGACTCTCTCCCTCGGCGCGGCGGAGATCTTCGCTGCTGCCCAGGCCGAGGACTGGGACGCGGTGGTTGCCACGTTCAGCGCGATGAACGCGGCATGGGACGCGTTCCGGACCGATCCTCTGCCCCCGAAGCTCGAAACCCAGATGAGCGCTGCTCTCGTCGCTCTCGGCGAAACGGTCGATGCCCGCGAGGCTGCCGCGACCCGGCAGACGGCCATCGACGCAGCGCGAGCCACCCTCGACCTCGAGTTGCGTCACCGGCCCCGGGCAGAAATCGATTTCGACCTCCTCGTACTCTGGATTCGCCAACTACTTGTCGACGCCGAAGCGGACGATCGGGCCGCAATGCTCGGCGACATCGCGACGCTCCATTGGATCCGAGACCGGATCGCGGACGACGCCAGCCCTGCTCTCGCCTCCATAGACTTCGAGCTCGCCGGCCTCCAGGCGGCGGCCGCTACGCAACGCACGAGCGCGGCGATCACCGCTGCGGCGCGGCTCCAAGGCACCCTGGCGCGAGTCACGGAGGCCAGACCGTGAAGCGAATGTAGGCCATGCCGAGCTGGAGAGTATCGCGGCCGCATTCGGGAACTGGCACACGAGTACCGCCGCTGGGGCACCCCAATGCTGACGTCGATGCTTCGGCGCGAAGGCTTCAGGAACAATCACAAGCTCGTCGAGCGCAACGAGCGGGAGGACTGCTTGCACTCGTCCCTCGGAGGAGCGACGCCCGAGGAGATGTGTCAATGTCGCATGGAGTTTGTCCAGTAACGGGTCGACTGATCAGAGGGGGCACTGGGGGTGAATGCCCTTGCGCCGAAACTTGTTGGACTCTATCGACGAGGAAACTCTGGAGGATTCTTCGGGTCAACACCTGACAGACGGTGTTAATAATACCTATCTATTGCATTGACACCATGTTGTCTCCAATGGGTCAATTCGCCCAATATTGTCAACAGGGGATTCCTTTACATGGAATTCCCGCAACACGCAAAACTTGCTCAATCACAAGAACATGCTCATCAAACCCTAAAGATCACAACGCTTTCGCCTGCTTCCACGCGATCGTGTCGCGTTTTCCTTCTAATACAGCGCCGCTTCATCTACACTGTTGGTCCGCCGGACCTGGGATGAAGGAATCGGGAGCGTACCGAGATGTGTTCGACGTGTCCTTCCGGCGTCCGCACTTGGGTCCCCGTAGTTCACGGACCGCAGTAGACGCGATCCAACAGGAGGCCTTTCGCACCATGCTCGATCCTAGCACCCTCACATCCACGCCCAGGCGCGATCGGGTTCAGGGAACCCTCGAAGTAGCGCGTCTCCGGCGTGCAGCATGGGCATTCACCACGCGTCGCGTCCCGCGCGGCGCGCTCTGCAGTATCGTCCGTCACGCTCGCGCGCCGCAAGCCGGCGACCTCCTCCTCGCCTGTGTCGACGCTGTCGGCTACCACTCGGGCTTGCAGCTGCCGGACGGACGCAGGAAGCATCTCTTCGTCGGCGACGAGATCGTCGTGGCCTACGGCAACCGCTATGCGCCCAGCCAGTTCGAAGCGGTGGTCCCGAAGACCATGGGCCCGTGTCAGCTCGTCGCCAGTGGCGGCGTCGCTGCCAAAGCGCTCTCGTGGCATGCACGGGTGACCAAAGAAGCCACTCAGATCACTCCGATCGGTTACCTAGCCGACGCGGCCGGCGAGCCAGCGAACCTACGCAACTACGCACTCCGCGCCGTGGACCGGCTCGCCGGCCCCTGTCCTACGACCGTGGCCGTGGTCGGCACTGCCATGGACTCGGGCAAGACACAGACTGCAGCCTTTCTGGTCAAAGGACTGACGCTCGCCGGACTCAAGGTCGGTTACGCCAAGGTCACCGGTACCGGCGCCGGTGGTGACACCTGGCTCTTGAAGGACGCCGGCGCCCATCCCGTTCTCGACTTCACCGATGCCGGTTTGGTGTCGACCTATCTCGTGCCGCTCCGGGAACTCGAGAGCGTTTTCGTCACGCTCATCGCCCAGATGATCAAGGCGCGGGTGGACGCCATCGTACTCGAAGTGGCCGACGGCGTGCTGCAGCAGGAAACAGCCGCACTGCTCGCCTCCCCCGTGTTCGGTGCAGTCGTGGGCGGGGTTCTCTTCGCCGCCTGCGACGCGATGGGCGCGGTTGCCGGTGAGAGCTGGCTCCGCGCCAAGAACCTCAAGGTCGTCGGTCTGAGCGGCGTCTTGACCGCGTCGCCGTTGCAGATCGATGAGTCTTCCAAGGCAACCGGTCTGCCGACCTTCTCCCGTCAGGAGCTGGCGAAGGCGAAGACCGCGATGCGAATCCTCACGGCCGCCGAGGAAGCGGTTGCAGAAGGAGCCGATGCTTGCGCGGGCTCTCTTGAAGCCCGCGCTTAGGGGGGGGTTCGTGGCGAGGGTCGGGGGCGCTGCGATTGGTGTCGATGACGTCGAGGGAAAGGAGTGCTCATGAGTGCGGCCCAGGTGCGCAAGAGGTGGTCGTTGCGGAAAGAACGGATTGTCCGTCGTGTGTTGCAAACCGACCCGAGTCAAGAATACTTCGTGTATGTTCCCAGCAGCAGCGGTGCCGCGGCTCCCTTGTTCGTCGCGGTGCACGGTATCTCGTATAACGCATACGAGCAAGCGCGTCTCTTCTCTCGTTATTGCGATGTCTACGGGGCGGTCATGGTCGCCCCCCATTTCGTCGCCGAGCGGCACAGTGACTATCAACGGCTCGGCCGCGATGGTCGCAGCACGCGAGCCGACGTCACTTTGGACGCCATCATCGAAGAAGCCGGATGGTTGACTGGCGCATCCACGGCGCAGATCTATCTGTTCGGCTATTCCGGTGGTGGCCAGTTCGCCCATCGTTACGCCCTGGCCCATCCGCACCGGGTGGCACGGGCCGTCGTCGCTGCGGCGGGCTGGTACACCTTTCCCGATCCGCGCACCCGGTTCCCCTACGGAATCCGGCGGAGCCGTGAGCTCCGCGGCGTACGTTTCGACCCCGAGGAGTTCTTGCGCGTTCCCCTCAGCGTCTTCGTCGGCGATCAGGACACGACGAGCGAGGGCCTGCGCCGGAGCGGCCGGGTGAACCGACAGCAGGGGAAGACTCGACTCGAAAGGGCGCGGCGCTGGGTGGAAGCCATGCGCGTCGCCGCCGACACCTATCACCTGGAATCGCTGGTTTCGTACGAGGAGATCGCGGGAGGACAGCACTCGTTCAAACAGCTGATGCTGGAGGGCCGGCTTGGCGACCGAGTCTTCGACGCTCTCTTCGGACTCCCTGCGGCCATCGGCGACGGTGGCAATGGCCACGAGAGGACCCACCCCAGCTCGCCCGGTGGCGATGATGACGAGAGGACCGTTCCCTTAGCGTCGGGCGGCCCTGAGGACGAGAGGACCGTTCCAGTGGCACTTCGTGGGCATGACGAGAGAACCGTTCCAGTGGCGCCTGGTGGCAATGAGAACGAGCCTGTCGGTCATGTCGCCGAGGGCGGCAACCATGGGTCCTCGTAGAGAGCATGGGCGTGGCGGAAGACGCCGCGGACCTTGCGTCGGCCGTCGACCGGCGCTTCCAGGAAGAGTGAGTCCGGGATGGTGCTTCGACGAGGTGTCACGATGAAAGCTGCGACGATGCGTCGCCAACGCCTGTTGCCGCTCCTTCTCTTGTGCGTCGCCATGACCGCGCTCGTCCTCCCGCGGGCGGCGCGCTCATGGATGGCACCAGCCCTGCCCGCGAGCTCTTCCTCGACTCGAAGCTCGACGGCCTCCGCCTCGACGAGCCTCGAGCCGAGCGCGCCGCTGCAGACGAAGCGAGTGTTGCGCCGCGCTCTGCGAGACGATTCCCGGCAGGAGTACTTCCTCTACATCCCGAGCTCCGGCGGCCAAGGGGCGCCGCTCTTCGTCACGGTCCACGGGATCTCGCGCAACGCCGAGGAGCATGCAACGTTGTTCTCCGCCTACGCCGAACGGTACGGCGTCGTCCTGGTCGCCCCCTGCTTCACCGAAAAGCAGCATGACGATTACCAGCGTCTGGGTCGGACCGGACGGGGCCAGCGAGCTGACTTCGTTCTGGATTCGATCCTCGCCGAGGTCACCGAGCTGACCGGGGCTGCGGCGGCGAAGATCTACCTCTTCGGCTTCTCCGGTGGGGCCCAGTTCGCCCATCGCTACACCATGGCGCATCCGGAGCGCATTGCGCGCGCTGCTATTGGTGCGGCAGGTTGGTACACGTTTCCGGACGACCAGAGGCCGTATCCCTATGGGATCGGTCCGAGCCCGGAGCTGCCGAGCCTGCACTTCGACCCGGCGGAGTTCCTCCGCGTTCCCATCGCCGTCTTCGTCGGGGCGGAGGACAGCACCAATGAAAGTTTCCGGCGCAGCGATGAACTCGACCGCCAGCAAGGAGTGACGCGCTTCGAGAGAGCGCGCCATTGGGTGGCGGCGATGCGGGCGGCGGCGGCCGCTCACCACCTCGAGCCCCTCGTCACCTACGAGGAGGTCGCCGGAATCCATCACTCCTTCCGGCAGTTCATGGAGGAGGGGCAGCTCGGCGACCGAGTGTTCGGCGTGTTCTTCGGACGGCCTGAGGCCGCGAAGCCGAGGACCGGTACCGGGGCCGCGGCAAGCGACGACCGCAGCGGTTGGCGACTGCTGCTGCCGGCGGCAGTCATGGTTTGCGCGTCGCCCGGAGGTGAGCATTGAGCAGCAGCGCCCGCCGATCGAAGATCAAGCTCCTGGAGGCAGCGGTGCCGAAGCTGGTGCCGCCCAGCGGCAGATGGCGGCGTACCCGGCGTTACGTCCTGCCCGCCGTGATCGGCGCCGTGGCGCTCTCGGTGCTCGTGCCTCTCGTTCTCTGGGCCCGCTACCGGATCACCTACGTGGTGTCGCGCAACGCCATCGTGAAGGGCACCATCGCCAATGTGGGAGCGCAGCTCGACGGCGTGGTGACCAGCGTCGAGGTCGATGCGGGGCAGCGCGTGCACGCCGGGCAGCTCATGGCGCGCTTCGAGGACCACCACCTGCAAGCCGCAGTGCAACGCGCCCAGTCCCGGCTCGACAAGGCCGTCAGTGAGCTGGACGTCGAGCGTCTCGCGATCGTCCAGGAGCGCCGGCGCCTGGGGAGTCTTGTGAACGAAGCCTCGGCCCGATCGGCGGCGGCCGCCGCCCAGGTGGACGCGGCGGAGAGCCAGGCCGACGATGCCAAAACCAAGTACGAGTTGCGCCAGTCCCTGGCGCAGGGTGGGGTGATCCCTCAGGAGGAGCTGCGCACCGCCGAGGCCGCGATGCGCACCGCCGATGCGCTCGGGCACTCGGCCCGGGCCGAAAACAAGGCGACCGCGGCGGCGCAACAACTCGCCGAGGTCGAGTCCGAGGGGCTGGCGGTGCGCGAGCAACACCTGGTCGTGATGGAAGCCGAAGTGGCAGCGCTTCGCGCCGAGCTCTCCCTCGCCGAGGCCGACCTCAAGGCCGCCTGGATCCGCGCCCCGCAAGACGGTTGGGTGGTGCGCCGGATCGCGGAGCCTGGCGCCTCCGTGGTGGTCGGACAGCCGATCCTCGACCTCTGGATCGGCAAAGACGTCTGGGTCGAGGCCTGGATCGACGAAGACGACCTGGCGCATGTCCACCCCGGCAACAAGGCGAAGGTGACGCTCAAGTCCTATCCGGGCCGCGTCTTCAACGGCGTCGTGGAGACCATCGGTGTCTCCACGGACTACGAGCTGCCCGACACCGCGGTGCCGCAGCCGCGCCATACGCGCATGCGCACCGCCCCGGTGGTTTGCGCCCGCATCCGCCTTGCCGCATCGGAAGGGTTGTTTCCAGGGCTATCGGCGGTCGCCGGCATTCGCAAGAAGTAGGCAGGCTGAAAGATGAGTCGCTCCGATTCAGTGACCCCGAGCGCACCACCGACGCGTGACGGCGCCGGGCCGCCTCGTTCCCGCTTGCTCCGCCTCGTCGAGCTGGGGCATGCGCTGCAGCGCCACACCCCCACCCGCTGGTGGGCAAGAGTCCTGCGACCCAAAGGCAATCTGACGAAGACCGAGCTCCGGGTGCTCGGCCTCGTCGCGCTCTTGCCGCTGTTCACCATCGTGATCCGGGTCCTGGCGCTTCCTGGCGCCATCCCGGGGTTCGGCGGTTTCGTCCCCGACGCGATCCGGACGGTCGGCAACGCCCTGAACCAGACCTTTTCACTCACCGCGGTTCCCGCGGACCAGCGCGACCATATCCTGTATCTCCTCTTCCTCCCCACTTGCGCCCTGCTCGTCGCCCTGGCGCGTCTCACTTTCGGCATCCGGGTCCTGGGCTTCCGCTCGATCCTCATCGCCGTGGGCTTCCATCAGAGCGGCATCCTCCCGAGTCTCTTCCTGATCACGGTCGTGGTCGCCACCATCGTCTTGGTGCGGCCCTGGCTGCGGCGGATCCGGCTGCCCTACTACGCCCGCGTCTCGGTGATCCTGTGCATCGTGGCCATGACCATGGTGGGTGGTGTGCTGGCCGGTCCGTGGATGCGTTCGGACCTCCTCTGGGGCGTCGCCTACTTCCCCGTCATCGTGCTCGGGATGCTCGCCGAAGGGATCGCCCGGACTCTCGATCAAGACAACATGATCATTGCGTCGTGGCGCGCGCTCACCACCATCGTGCTCGCTTTCCTGATCGCCATACTCTGCCAGATACCCGCACTGCGTGGAATCATGCTCCAGTTTCCAGAGCTCGCGCTGACGCAGATCGTCGCCATCGTGATGATCGCGGAGTTCCTCGACCTCCGCCTCTTCCAGGACTGGGATACGAAGGTCGCCGGGATCGCTCTACCCAAGCTGCTCTCCAACGCCGGCGCCTACCGGGTCGCGGTGGTGCGGAATCGCCTGCACACCGGAGTCATCGGCCGCCTGGGTCGACCCAGCCCGCAGAAGGACGCGCGGCGCTCGGTGCAGAGCGTCGTCGATGCTCTCCGTGCGAGCGGACACACGGTGCGGGTCCTGGAAGGCGACACCTCCCTCCTGAAGGAGCTGAGCCAATTCATGCCGCCGAACCCGAGGACCGGCGAGCCCGGCGGGATCGTCTTGAATCTCGCCCATGGCATCCAGGGAAGCGGACGACCGACGCACGTGCCGGCGATGCTCGAGATGTCCGGGGTCGCGTACACCGGCCCCACGCCTCTCGGGCTCGCCCGCTCCCTGGACAAGGCGGTCACCAAGGTGCTGCTGCAACAGGCCGGCATCCCCACGGCGCCCTTCCACCTCATGATGAGCCCCAAGGACGTCACCCACCGCCTGCGGTATCCCTTGCTCGTCCGACCGCGCCACGAGCCGAGCTACCGTTCGCGAGTGGTCACCGACCGCCAGCAACTCAAGGATGCGGTGCGTTTCATGGTCCGGCGCTATGGACAGGAAGCCTTGGTGGAGGAACACATCGCCGGCCGACAGATCCACGTTGCACTGCTCGGCAACGACCCCGTCGAGTGCCTCCCGCTGGTGGAGGTCGAGGAGGGCAAGGGGCGGCGCATCTGCCCCGCGAAGCTCGACGCCCGTCGCGCCGCACGGATTCGCGACCGCGCCCTGGCCGCCTTCGCCGCCTGTGGTTGCCGTGATTATGCGAGGGTCGACATCCGTCTGGGACCCTCCGGAGAGCCCTCCGTGTTGGAAGTCCGCAGCCTCGGACTCTTGGGAGAGAGCGGTTCGTTCGCTAGGGCGGGCAGGGCGGCCGGTTACAACTTCCAGCAGCTCGTCGGCCGCCTCATCGACGTGGCTCGGGCCCGTTACCTCTCGCGTGTAGTGGTCCGACCCGTGGTCCCGGAGCCGAAGCGCGACGAGAGCGTGGAGACGCACCGCGCTTTCACCTGAGCCCGACACCGCGCCTTCGTCCTGACCGGCACGGATGCACCATTTCAGCGTAGGAACCGACGAATCTGCTCCGCCATCTTCTCTCCATCGAGGATCTGGGAGTCCGGCAACCGGCCGCGGAGCCGGTGCATGAAATAGGTGGGGACAGGAGGATGCGGGCCATCCCAACGGACCCCGCGATCGTAGACGAGGTAGACATCCCAGGCTGGTTCGGAATCGAGAGCGAGCGGCTGCTGGAAGAGCTCACCCACCGACTGATTCGGCGCCCAGAAGTGTTCCACCCGGGAGTCTGGAAAGAGGGCCGTAGCCTTTCTCGCCGCCCCCTCGTCATCGAGGCGAAGAATCGGCTCCCAGACGACGAAGACACGTAGATCGCCGGCTTCGATCTCGTGCAACACGGCCTCTTGCACCACACGGGCGCCTGCCTGACAACCCGGTCAAGTGGGGGCGAGGAGCAAGACCAGACGCAGTTCGTTGCGAGCGGCATTGAACCGAGCGCGGAGCTCGCTGCCGTCGTCCGAGAGCGTGCGGACGCGGGTCGCCTGGTCCGTCGCGGTCTCGAGCTGGAGGAATCCGGCCGAGAACTTCACCTCGCCGACTCGGGTGAAGCGAACGCTCTGGTCTCCAGCGTGCCTGCTGCTCTCCGTATCGTGGTCGCGAGAGATGTTGTCGTCGGGAGAAGCGGTGTCGCCGGCGGAAGTGTGGTCATCGGGAGAAGCGCTGCTGTCGGGAAAATGCAACACGCCATCGAGGTGCTGTCCGTCGGCGGTGAGCTTGCCTTGGTAATCGGCGTCGACACCCGAGAAGTGGAGAGCGACGGTCGAACCGGTGACCTCCACCTGGACCGGGTAGTTCTCGGCACCGAAATCTGGAACGTCACACTCGCCGACCCAGCGTGATCCGACTCTGCCGAGATCCAGAACGGCTTCGACGGTGTCGCCCTGGATCACCACCCTCCCGCACCACTGACCGGTCGGGTCGCCTGGAGTGTTGACGTCGAGCCACGCCGGCCTGGACAAGCGCGGAAACCCGAGGATGAGGCAAAAGCCGAGCGCCGCGAACAAGGTGGCGCGGCAAACTGCCCGCGAGCCTCGCCCAGAATGCTCGACCGTTCTCATGGAGCCTCCTCACCAAGCAGCCTGACACACTCGGCCTTGGAGATGTGTCCTTCAGCAGTCCGGAGATCGGGGAGTGCTTCCTCCGCGGCCGGAAGGACGGATGAGACACGTGAAGGCACGAGCAGGATCACTGTCGACCGGCTGTCAAAGTGGCAGGTCCTCGGCACGTAGGCGCACCTTGCCCGTCGGCCCGCGCGGGAGTACGTCGCCGATGTGAATCCGGCGCGGCACCTTGTAATCCGCCAATTCCCGATAGCAGAAAGCGATCAGCTCCTTCTCCGAGGCCGGCGACCGGAGGGCAACCATCGCGGCCACGGCCTCCTCGCCCGCCCTGTCCTTGGTGCCGATCACCCCGGCCTCGCGTACGGAAGGATGACTCTCGAGGACTCGGCGCACCTCCTCGGGCGACACCTTGAGTCCCCCCACATTGATGACGTGATCCTTGCGCCCGTGCAGGGTCAGGAACCCGGCCGCCTCTTGCACCGCCAGGTCCCCGGTGAGGAAACCACCGGCGCGGAAAACCTGCCGTTCTGCGGGCGCCCCGAAGACGTAACCACTGGCGGCGGCAGGGCTCACCACCATGATCTCCCCTTCCTGACCGGGGGTGACCTCGTGACCTCGGGAGTCGACGAGTCGGATCTGGACGTTCCGGAGGGGCAAGCCGATGGAATCGGGGCGCTCCAGCACCTGGTCTGGAACATGGTTGGTGACGCCGCCGGTCTCGGACGAACCGTAGTGCTGGCAGATGGGCAGCTGGAACCGTGCGTGGAAGGAGAGGATGGTGGCCGCGTCGAGAGGTGCGGTGCAGGAAAGCAGATACCGCAGGCGGGGAAGCGAAACCGCCCCCGGCGGCGCCGCCTCCAGCCAGCGTCGGTACATGTTGGGAACACCGAGGAACACCGTCGCTTCTTCCCGGCCGAGATCGTCGGCGATGCGTCGGGGAACGAAGAAGTCCTGGAGGACGAGTCGCGCCCCGGAGAAAAGGAGCGGCAGCACACCAAGGTCGAAACCATAAGAGTGGAAGAGGGGAACATCGGCGAGGATGCGATCGTCTGGACCCAGACCGAGGGTGTCGGTGATGTTCCGAGCCTCGGCGAGGACCTGTTCCGGCCCGAGGGCGATCCCCTTGAGCGCGCCGGTAGAACCGGAAGTGAGCTTGAGGACGGCGGCGTTTTGGCACTCCGGTGGCGCTGGCTGTCCGGACCTCGTCTTCGAGACGACGAGCACGAGACCCTGTCCGAAGACGTCGCCGCGCAGGGGATGCTCCTTCCAGCCACCGAGCATCGTCGCCACGCGACCTGCGTAAGCTGACCCCGTCAGGAAGGCCGCGACCCCTGCTTCCCTTGCGATGGTGCCGAGCTCGCTTTCCGAATAGCGCGGTGACACGAGCGCCGCCGTCGTCGGCATCTGGAAAAGAGCCAGTACGGCGGCAACGAAAGCGGGTCCGTTCGGCAGCGTGACTCCGACCACTTGGCCTGGACGGATGCCCGCGCGCTCCAGATCCTGTGCCAGGGTGGAGGCTGTCTCGTAGAGGTCGAGGAAGGAGAGGTCGACCTGCGTCCGGACAGCTGTCCTGGCGCCGAGATCCCGACCCAGGGCTTCCAGGTGCTGCCACCAATCGGTGCTCACGCTTTCCTCTCACCGAGCCCCTTCTTCGTCGCCACGAAACGTGCGGTGTTCTGGACGCTCTCGAAGTGTTCCAGGGCGATCTCCTCGTCCCGGACGCGGATGTCGAAGGCATCTTCGAGGAAGGCGACGAGCTGGAAGACACCGAGCGAATCCACGACTCCAGAAGCCACCAGGGAGTCCCGGTCGTCGACCTGCGTGATCCCACGCGGTTCGAGCTTGGTCAGGACGAACGCCCGGATCCTCTGGGTGATCTCGTCGTGCGACTCCTCCATGCTCTGCCTTTCCAGTCCTCGAACATCTGTCGTGTTGTCAGCTCTGTCAGTAGGGGAAGACTTCGAGATGCTCCTCCAGCGCGGCAGTCCATGACCTCCACGGGAAGCCTCTCGAGCATCGGAGGATTCTCGAGCCTGACGGACGGCTTCCCTTCCAGACTGGGAAGTGCGGAGGGTCGGCATCGGAGCCCGAACATTATAGCCGACAGAAGAGTGAGGAATCAGGTCCTCGGAGCGTATGGATTCCAGAGGCCAAGAGCGCGGCGCGTCGCTTGCTGCTTCCTGCGGCAGCTCACCCTGGAGGTTTGTCCGTGCTGTCCTCGTGGCGGTTGGGGAATCTACGCCATTTGCCGCACCTGGGTTGGGAAAACGACGCAGTTGCCGAGACCGCCGTGCAGGACATCGTGCGGAGCATCAACGTCACCCGAGGCACGGTGGTCGCCGAACGGGTCCTGTGGGCGACAGGGTCCGCCAAGCGCCGTGGCTTGCTCGGGCGGAAGTCTCTGGATCCTGACGAGGGCATGTACCTCGTGCCCTGCCAATGGATCCACATGTTCGGAATGCAGTTCCCCATCGACGTCGCCTTCCTCGGCAGGGACGGTCGCGTTCTGGCGTTGCACCATGAGCTGCAACCGAACCGATTGTCGCGACCGGTGCTGCTCGCCGAAGGAGCGCTCGAGCTCGCCGCTGGGGTGCTGCGCCGGAGCGGTACCGTGGTCGGCGACGTGATTGCACTCGAGGATCCGGCGTAACGACGGGATAGGCGGAGCGCGTCGCGGCCATGGTCCGGCCGGCGGAGATGCGGCGGGATGCAATGGGGTATGGAAAACCTGGCATGCCGTGTGCCTGCCTCCAGGCGCGCGCCGGAAGCGGTGCGCCCATCGTAACAACGACTAATGTCACTGCGGAGGATCCCAATGCGGTTTCTGACTCGGCTGATTCACGAAGACAAGGGCCAGGACATGGTGGAATACGCCCTCCTGGCTGCGTTCATCTCCATCGTGGCGATCGT containing:
- a CDS encoding Flp family type IVb pilin — protein: MRFLTRLIHEDKGQDMVEYALLAAFISIVAIVTIRNIGPLVDAVYQNVQAALT